The following are encoded together in the Triticum dicoccoides isolate Atlit2015 ecotype Zavitan chromosome 6B, WEW_v2.0, whole genome shotgun sequence genome:
- the LOC119323182 gene encoding histone-lysine N-methyltransferase, H3 lysine-9 specific SUVH4-like isoform X2, translated as MMICVAILPGAAICEYVGALPRTGEKRSGSDMHMPSLHVENNSEAPSAPEYCIDAGSVGSFARFINHSCNPNLFAQCVLTNHHDIKLEKVAPNVDNCDVRNSLTIAEYVAEITTSTNRPRS; from the exons ATGATGATATGTGTAGCCATCCTCCCCGGCGCTGCAATCTGTGAGTATGTTGGTGCATTGCCGAGGACTGGAG AGAAAAGGTCAGGGTCTGATATGCATATGCCATCACTTCATGTTGAGAACAATTCCGAGGCACCATCGGCACCGGAGTACTGCATCGATGCTGGATCTGTTGGAAGTTTCGCAAGGTTCATAAACCACAGCTGCAACCCTAACCTCTTTGCCCAGTGTGTCCTAACCAATCACCACGACATCAAGCTAGAAAAG GTAGCACCTAACGTCGACAACTGCGATGTCAGGAACTCCCTCACAATTGCCGAATATGTCGCTGAAATTACAACTTCTACAAACAGACCAAG GAGTTGA
- the LOC119323182 gene encoding histone-lysine N-methyltransferase, H3 lysine-9 specific SUVH4-like isoform X1 — MMICVAILPGAAICEYVGALPRTGEKRSGSDMHMPSLHVENNSEAPSAPEYCIDAGSVGSFARFINHSCNPNLFAQCVLTNHHDIKLEKVMLFAADTVLPLQVAPNVDNCDVRNSLTIAEYVAEITTSTNRPRS; from the exons ATGATGATATGTGTAGCCATCCTCCCCGGCGCTGCAATCTGTGAGTATGTTGGTGCATTGCCGAGGACTGGAG AGAAAAGGTCAGGGTCTGATATGCATATGCCATCACTTCATGTTGAGAACAATTCCGAGGCACCATCGGCACCGGAGTACTGCATCGATGCTGGATCTGTTGGAAGTTTCGCAAGGTTCATAAACCACAGCTGCAACCCTAACCTCTTTGCCCAGTGTGTCCTAACCAATCACCACGACATCAAGCTAGAAAAGGTGATGCTTTTTGCTGCCGACACGGTACTTCCACTTCAG GTAGCACCTAACGTCGACAACTGCGATGTCAGGAACTCCCTCACAATTGCCGAATATGTCGCTGAAATTACAACTTCTACAAACAGACCAAG GAGTTGA